The DNA window TCAGTTACCAGTGTCACAACGCAAACGTGATCGTTTAAAGGAATTACTAAACACCATGTAATCGAATTCTAAATGAAAAGTGTCAAATTCTAAATAACCTATTGATAACTTAAGTTGTTGGGTTAACTTTAAATAATAAATAAAATAATTGCTATGAAAAGTATAACATCTATATCCTTTCTATTTTTAATGTTTCTATCAAGCTCTGCTTTTGCTCAAATAGTTGATATACCTGATGCTAATTTTAAGAATGCTTTACTAACTACAAATTGTGTTGATACAAATGGAAACGGTTATGGTAACATTGATGCAGATTTGAATGACGATGGTGAAATTCAAGTCACTGAAGCTGAGGCTGTTTTGGGCCTGGTACTTAATAGTCAAAATATTGTTTCTTTAGAAGGGATTGCCGCTTTTATAAATCTTGAGAGCCTTAATTGTAGTTTTAATAATATAGTGACCTTAGAAGGTATTTCTAATTTGGCCAATTTACATAGTTTGGATTGCAGTTATAATGACATTACCGAATTAGATATGAACTTCATGACAGAAGTAGTGGAATTTGATTGTTCTAGTAATGACTTTACAAGTCTTAATTGGTCAGCATTAACGAATATTAGTGTTGGTTTTACATGCACAAATACCAACTTTTTAACATCTGTGGATTTAAGTAATTTGGTACACGCCAATTATATTTCTTTTCAAGATAATGGAGCGCTTACGAGTCTTAATTTAGACAGTTTAGCATCGGCTGGATCATTTCGGTTTGTGCAAAACAACGATATGCTCAATTTAGATGTAAGTAGTTTACTTAGTGCGAATAGCTTGAGAATTACCTTTAATGATGATTTAATTACAGTTGATTTAAGTGGATTGCAAACAGTTTCAGAGCTCTTAAGATTGAGCGATATGGATGTGAATCTTACGACCGTAGACTTAAGTAGTTTAACCTCTGTTGGAGGGTTTTTGTGCTCAAATGCGAGTGCTTTAAGTACACTCAATTTGAATAATTTGCAAACGGTTTTAGATTTTACCACAACAACTAATGTTGGTAGTGGCGATTTTGTGTTAGTCAATGCATCTAGTATAACTAATTTGGAATTAGGGAACTTGGAAAGTGTTTTTAATGATTTTAATATTTCAGGAAGTTTTGGTGATCTAAACCTGAGCACTTTAACATTTGTTGGACATGATGTGACAATTCAAGGACCTATACAGACAACAGATCTGAGTGGATTAATAAATATTGGGAACGATTTTGAATATGGTAGCAGTATTCCTGGAGTTATAGATTTGTCTAGTTTGGTTTCTGTACAAGATATAATTGCCAATGATGCAGACCTAACAGCTATTGACTTAACTAGTTTAACTAACATGGCAGATTTAGAGTTAGATGGAAACTCATTAACTAGTTTAGATTTAAGTAGCTTATTAGATGCAAATGATATTAATGTTAGTGGTAATGATTTAACGAGTATTAATGTAGATAATCTTATTAATGTTCAATCTAATTTTGACGCTACTGAAAATCAACTTTCATCTCTAGATGTAACGAGTGCTACCTATATAGGGATTTTAGACTTAGGTCTTAATCCAATTGTGAATATCGATTTTGGAAATTTAACAATGTTCATTTTTAAACTCTCGTTTGGAAGTCAAATCCAAAGTTTAGATTTAAATAATGTTGATGTTACGAGCTATATTAACGTTCAAAGTAATCCGCAATTAGAATATTTATTTGTGAAAAATGGAACAGATTCGAATAACCTTTATTTGGCAGGACTACCTAATCTTCGCTATATCTGTGTAGATGATGATGAAATTGATCAGGTACAAACAGTTATAGACGATTTAGGCTATACTAATTGTAATTTAAATACCTATTGCTCATTTGTTCCTGGAGGTGATTACAATACCATTACTGGAAATATAGCATTTGATAACGATAATAATGGCTGTGATAGTAATGATGATGCGTTTCCGTTTATTAAAATAAATATAAATGATGGTGTAAACGATGGAGCGACATTTACAACTAACACAGGAGAATACTTTTTTTATACTGATGATGGAACGTTCACAGTCACACCAGATATTGAAAATCCAACATTTTTTAATTTGGCACCAATTGATGCAACTATTAATTTTCCTGATATAAATAATAATATAGAGCTACAAGATTTTTGCATAACGCCTAATGGCATTCATCCAGATATTGAGATTGTAATTGCGCCTAGCATTCCAGCAAGACCTGGTTTTGATGCAGAATACGTTATTACTTATAAGAATAAGGGGAATCAAACCGTTTCAGGAGATGTTCTAGTAAATTATAATGATGCAGTTCTGGATTATGTAAGTAGTACAGAGATTCCCACAACTCAAGCAGTGGGTGCACTTAGTTGGGATTATGCCAATTTATTACCATTTGAAAGTCGAAGTATTTACCTCATCCTAAATGTTAATGATCCTACAGAAACACCAGCTGTTAATATTGACGATGAATTAGAATTTACAGCAACTGTAAGTCCAATAGCAGGAGACGATTTGCCTTCAGACAATGTTTTTAATTTTAATCAAATTGTCGTAGGTTCTTTTGATCCAAATGATATTAATTGTGTGGAAGGTGACCTGGTTGGAGCTACAGAAATAGGAAACTATTTGCATTATATAGTTCGTTTTGAAAATACAGGTAATGCTCCTGCAGAAAATGTTGTTGTAAAAATAGAAGTAGATCCAACACAATTTGACATTAACTCATTACGATTACTCAGTAGTTCTCATGATGTAGATGTCAAGGTGACAAATAACACTTTAGAATTAATTTTCGAATCTATTTATTTAGAAGCTACTGGAGGTCACGGAAACATTTTATTAAGAATGAGAACCAAACAGGATTTAGTAACTAATGATACCGTTACTAAAGATGCTGAGATTTTCTTTGATTATAATTTTCCAATAGAAACCAATGATGCTAATACCACATTTGCAGCATTAAGTA is part of the Psychroserpens ponticola genome and encodes:
- a CDS encoding DUF7619 domain-containing protein, which translates into the protein MKSITSISFLFLMFLSSSAFAQIVDIPDANFKNALLTTNCVDTNGNGYGNIDADLNDDGEIQVTEAEAVLGLVLNSQNIVSLEGIAAFINLESLNCSFNNIVTLEGISNLANLHSLDCSYNDITELDMNFMTEVVEFDCSSNDFTSLNWSALTNISVGFTCTNTNFLTSVDLSNLVHANYISFQDNGALTSLNLDSLASAGSFRFVQNNDMLNLDVSSLLSANSLRITFNDDLITVDLSGLQTVSELLRLSDMDVNLTTVDLSSLTSVGGFLCSNASALSTLNLNNLQTVLDFTTTTNVGSGDFVLVNASSITNLELGNLESVFNDFNISGSFGDLNLSTLTFVGHDVTIQGPIQTTDLSGLINIGNDFEYGSSIPGVIDLSSLVSVQDIIANDADLTAIDLTSLTNMADLELDGNSLTSLDLSSLLDANDINVSGNDLTSINVDNLINVQSNFDATENQLSSLDVTSATYIGILDLGLNPIVNIDFGNLTMFIFKLSFGSQIQSLDLNNVDVTSYINVQSNPQLEYLFVKNGTDSNNLYLAGLPNLRYICVDDDEIDQVQTVIDDLGYTNCNLNTYCSFVPGGDYNTITGNIAFDNDNNGCDSNDDAFPFIKININDGVNDGATFTTNTGEYFFYTDDGTFTVTPDIENPTFFNLAPIDATINFPDINNNIELQDFCITPNGIHPDIEIVIAPSIPARPGFDAEYVITYKNKGNQTVSGDVLVNYNDAVLDYVSSTEIPTTQAVGALSWDYANLLPFESRSIYLILNVNDPTETPAVNIDDELEFTATVSPIAGDDLPSDNVFNFNQIVVGSFDPNDINCVEGDLVGATEIGNYLHYIVRFENTGNAPAENVVVKIEVDPTQFDINSLRLLSSSHDVDVKVTNNTLELIFESIYLEATGGHGNILLRMRTKQDLVTNDTVTKDAEIFFDYNFPIETNDANTTFAALSNPDYAIDNTINLYPNPVKNMLNIKAKNTIETISLFDVQGRLLQTKIDSNTEIELDMSTRSNGIYFVKILTDKGVYVEKIIKE